CTGCTCTCTCCGACATCTGGCTCTGGATCTCGATCATCCGAGagctttacacaacacacaagaGTACAGCAAGCAGGTTATTGTTGATGAAGTTACAAAAAGGCAAAACTGTTgatcataaaatgtataaatttagCACGTCAACCTTCTGCCTTATCTGGGGATTGACTACGACACTTACTTTTGAGAATACTTCTTTGCCTCTTGTTCATTGTAGAACTGCAAATAGAATTAGTAAACTTTATTCAGAGCAGCATGaatgcattatatatacacacagcgGGTAAAATACGTATTGAACaagtcacatttttttcctcagtaaatataattatagaGGTGCTATTGACATGAAATCTTTGTCAGATGTTGATATCAACCCATTTAATCCACACATACGAAGAAATTAATCATACATGTCTATAAATGaagttatgtgtaataatgtgtaatGACATGgggaaaaagtattgaacacatgaagaaaggaaggtgaaaaaaggcataggtgtgtgtgtgtgtgtgtgtgtgtgtgtgtgtgtataacatcAGAAACATGCAAGGCTTCAGATGCTTCTAAAACACAGTCAAACCTTTATACATTTGCTATTGCaatataattttagaataaatatgtagaaaaataatcaacacgATGCAGCCTGATGTTACTATTGGTGCAATAACTAACTCTATTCACATCcctaagtgttttattcctcttataccacagcaaattacattattttacataattCAATAATTTAACAATCAgattatactttaaaaaaaaaaaaaaagtgatttttacTTTCAAACTAGAGCAATTTGCTAACATATTATTTGATAAACAGATGTTTCCAATACCAGTGTCTCTTTTTCCTCACACtcgaaataaaaaaactgagacATTCACATGCTGGAAAGCTTACTGGcctgacattggagactccttccatttaaatatatgttaaacAATTGCTCTCTTTATGAAAAGTTTCACAAGTTTTACAATACACTTTTCTTTGCTAAACGCCAGGATTTTTATTAGCACTGATTCATTGGGATGGGATTTGTTTTGCAGCCGGTCAGATTTGCTCTTATAGAAAAatcaatcaacaccttctgattAATCATGATAGATTATATCAAATATACACCAAAACTCTGTTGATCACtatgtttttgtgtatctgcctcataaaactgaataataaaattgtCTTTACTCCTATGGTGCCTTTTTTATGGTGCTTTGCACAAATGGCAGAAGAGGCTACATACTGACTGTGTTTTCTGATACTTCTATGGAACTTCTTTGACACCAGGACCCTGGATCATCTCATTTTTAGGTATTTATTACACTCTAAAATTGAATTTGTTACTATTGATAATTGTCAACGACACTGCCTGCAACCGGTGTAAAATAATGTACTATACATGTTTCAATAAGTACAGCATGGAGCTGCTTGAGCTCCAGCTCCTCTCGGTCTACTCACCACCTCCGGAGGTGCCATGTGCTCGGGTCTGCGACAACTAGCAGCCATGATTGTGATGTCTGAAATTCCAATATCAGactaaatacaatatatataaaatataaatcaaacacTGGATCTGTTGCTGTAAACagaaaacaacaagcaaaacaCTACAGACACATGTATCTACATGGCCGGTTAAGATGACGTCACTTTAAAGCGACGATAAGGGAGCTTCTTAAAGATATaggcttttaaaaaatatcagtAATTTTGATGGTGTAAAATCAAGCcgttcttttttaaatatccaatttatttaatgttttacatttatacaattgagATATCTATTTAGTTATTTtcaaaaaatgaaatatgtacTGTTGAGATTAgactagattagattagattagattagattcatctttattgtcattgcacaaattacagtacaaggcaacgaaatacAGTtaacatctaaccagaagtgcactggtagcagtgtaaaatatttacatatgtacagattaatatatgaataaataatgataaaggaatgaataaaatgatatgaatacaataaacatacaaaaaggGGGTTATATACAATAAGTAGAATGGTATGTGCAAaatccatttatttcattttaattatatactattttataatttaaattataCACTATTGagatctatttattttattttaaataagaaatatatattattgagacattcattatttatttatatgtgtatatatatatatatatatatatatatatatatatatatatatatatatatatatatatatatatatatatatatatatatacacatacatacatacatactatatacatacttttacacacttttaatcatatactataatatacaagAGAAGGAAAAGTATTAGAAAGAGatacttcattttatttgaagaaAAGTATGCATATTCAAAATGTGTACAATAATGAGAGCATTGTGAAAACATTCAATTACATTACCATTATATACAATTCCTTATGATATGAATCCTTTAAAACAAGTATTGATGGGTATTTGCTGTGCTGCCTTACTGATCCCTTTGTTGATGAACAAAAAATACAAGGAAATCACTTCTATTGTTCTGGAGCAATGGAGAAAGACCAGGTGGTGAGTCCAAATGTACCTTGTTCCAGAGTAAGACGCGAGGTGAATGAAGTGATGCATCTATCAAGTCAAGCGAAGTCAAGTaggtttattgtcatttcaaccatatacagtgcagtacttTTCACCAACACAAAGGACCAatcatgcctagtgcctacTATGCAGGCCTGTGGGGGCAGGGTTAGGATTTGGGGTTGCTTCAGTTGGTAAGTTCCACTGGATTGTTAAACATTTTGATAGCTAATAACATCGAAAGCTGAAGAAGGATGAGTGGCTGCTGTTATAAGTTAAGGACTAGAGAAAGTGATTTACACAGAAACCTGAACtattcaatcactcactcaatcaatcaatcagtcactAATTGGTTTTACAGCAGtggttaaatgtatgtgtaaaaaataaaaaaaatttgatagatagatagatagatagatagatagatagatagatagatagatagatagatagatagatagatatcacttttagatatgatgatgatgattgattattattattagtagtagtagtattatgtGGGTAATAGTAATAATGTTTGTATGCTTATAAAAAATTctcattaaaaaattataagcaATTTGTAGTTAGAACTATTTCCTGTGTGGCCTCACTCCGATTGGCTGACTGTCTCTCTACCGGATGTTGAACTTCCGTTCCGCAATGGCGGCGGCCAGTCGGAAAGTTAATGCCGGTGCACACAAGGTTTGTCTTTTAACAACAAATAGcgcatttttaaaaacaaatcttcCTCTGGTTCGGGTTTTGGGGACATGTCTCAGTCTGAGgaacatggacaaaaataataaggaaGTTCCTCACACTGGGAAGCAGATCTTTAAGACGTACTGCACCCTCCTTCAGCGTCGAACTGAGAGACAGCCGAGGTGTCCCGGTGCTCTGACCCGGAACCGGACCCACAGCAGCACCGGCTCTGTCCTTCACGCGAGTAAAACGGCGTATTATGACATTCTGCGGATCTCCCCGAACGCCACGCAGGCGCAGATCAAGACCGCGTATTACCGCCAGAGCTTTCAGTATCATCCGGACAGGAACGCGGGCAGCGACGAAGCCGTGCGCCGCTTCTCCGAGGTCAGTGAAGCCTACACGGTGCTCGGGAACGTCAGCCTCAGGAGGAAGTATGATCGCGGTTCCCTGAGCTTAGCGGACGTCCAAAAAGCCGGGAAACCCTCTCGGAGAGACACGACACATCCCCCGAACCCTGATCTGCAGCACtggaagcagcagcagcaacaatgGAAACGCTTCCGGTCTTCAGGGGGGAAACCCATGTTCGACTTTGACACATTTTATCGAGCGCATTATGGCGAGCAGCTGGAGAGAGAGCAGAACCTGCGCCGCTGGAGAGAGTGGAGGAAACAGGCCCAGCAAGAAGATTTCCGGAAATGGAAACTAGAGAAAGGGACCGAGATGGCCGTGGGAGCACTGCTGACTTTAGGGGTTGTTCTCCTGTTCAGTTTGAAGTCATAGTAGTATGACGTCATAACCCTAACACAGCAGTATGACGTCATAACCCTAGCACAATATTATGACGTCATAACACTAACGCAAAATTAACTTCTTTAGTAATTTAAGCTATAAGGGTTAGTCTGctgatcggaccacacaggtcAGTCTTCTCTCAATGAGCCCTGGCAACCCATGACTCTGGCAACCCATGACTCTGGcaacccatgaccctgtcaccggttcaccttccttggagcactttagatagacactgaccactgcagactgggaacattctacaagagctgcagttttggagatgctc
The genomic region above belongs to Silurus meridionalis isolate SWU-2019-XX chromosome 20, ASM1480568v1, whole genome shotgun sequence and contains:
- the dnajc30b gene encoding dnaJ (Hsp40) homolog, subfamily C, member 30b, encoding MLNFRSAMAAASRKVNAGAHKVCLLTTNSAFLKTNLPLVRVLGTCLSLRNMDKNNKEVPHTGKQIFKTYCTLLQRRTERQPRCPGALTRNRTHSSTGSVLHASKTAYYDILRISPNATQAQIKTAYYRQSFQYHPDRNAGSDEAVRRFSEVSEAYTVLGNVSLRRKYDRGSLSLADVQKAGKPSRRDTTHPPNPDLQHWKQQQQQWKRFRSSGGKPMFDFDTFYRAHYGEQLEREQNLRRWREWRKQAQQEDFRKWKLEKGTEMAVGALLTLGVVLLFSLKS